TTCCGAGGAGTCCGTCAGCGGGATTGGAGGGGGCCCCGCCGAGAGCTGCGGCCGGTAGCGGTGCATCAACAGGTGCCGGCGCACCGACCGGCGGCGGGCCCGGTGGCGGCGCAGCCACCGGAGGCGCGGGCGCTGGTGCGGTACCCGGTGGGACATAGTCGGGGCGCAGCCAGTCCTCACTGTAGGTGAGCTCGTTGGGTCGCGCTTTGGGGCCGACGAGAATGTTCTCGCCGAACGGCAGGAAGTTGTATTGGCGGTTTTTCATAATGGGGGCCAGGTACTGGACGCAGAGTTTTGCGGATTGCTCGGCGCCCAGGCGGGAGGCAGCTTGGATCGCCCCGCATAAGAACTGGATCGGATTGGCGAGCTCTGCGATTGTCGGTGCGGCGACCAGCGAACCATGCGCGGGCTCATAGATATTGAGGAAATTCTGATACGCGGTAGGGCCGGAATGGAGGATCTGTTTGATGTCGTCGATGCTTTGCACGAGCGCCGTCGAGATCGAGGCCAACCGATCGGTGGTGGTCCCGACGGTGTCCCGGTTTTCGGTGAGGAAGTTGGTGACATCGCCGACGGCAGCGTTGAGATCATGGACCGCGTGGCCGACGGAGTCGGGATCACTGGCTACTAGTGCGCTGACCGCCGACAGATTGCGATTCAACTGCTCCAACAACCCCGCGTTGTCGTGCAGCACCGACACCAGCACCGAGAGGTTCTTCACCGTGGAGAAGATGTCGTCGCTGTGATCGCCGAGCGCGGAAAGTGCCTGGGACAGCTTGACAACCATGTCGTGGATGTTCGCGCCCTGGCCGCGCAGATTGTCGGCCGTAGTGTTGATCAACGCCCCGAAAGGGCTGACCCCGCCGGGTTGAGTGGGTTGCATTGAGTTCGTCAGTTTCTCTAGCTGAGCCCGAAAATCATCCCACTCAACGGGAACTGCGGTGCGCGCCAATGGGATGACCGCGTTGTCTTTCAGCGCAGGTCCGCCGGTGTAGGCGGGAGTCAGTTGAATGGCGCGCGAGGTCACCAACGATGGCGACAGGACGGCGGCCTTCACATCGGCGGGCACCGCATATTTCTGTTCGACCCAGAGGCTGATCTTGACACGATCCATCTGAGGTTCGATCTTGTCGATCTTGCCGACCGGCACCCCCAGGATGCGTACTTCGTCGCCAACGTAGATGCCGTTGCTATTGGCGAAATAGGCCACGATGTAGGTGCGGCTGATTTCGTGGATTCCCTTGACAACGAGCGCTCCGCCCGCGATGGCGAAGACCGCCAGGACGACGGCCAGTGCCGCCTTCAATCGCACTTTGCTCATTGGGATGCTCCAGGGGTCGGCTGGTGTGGCGGTGGAACCTCATTGGGGGCCGGCACATAGACCGGCGTGGGTCCCAGTGGGGGAACCGACTGCCCGGGTGGCGGAAGTGCCGGCGGGCCCGGGGGTGGACCCCCCGGCGCCGGCGCCGGAGGCGGCTGGCGGTAGGGGTAGCGCGGGTCGCCCGGATTGCCGGTGATCGCGTCGGGCAGGTTGAGCCTGGGTTCTCCGCCTTGTCCGGTGCGGGGGAACGGAACCGGCATCGGCGGCGTGGCTTTCTGGCCGACCTGAGGATCGGACAGCTGGGACGGCGCCAGCACGTTGGGATCTAAGCCCAGATCAGAGAATGCCGCGTCGATGAAGGGCTGAAGGAATTGTCCCGGAAGGATATTCACGATGTATGAGTTGAAGTAAGGCCCGGAAGCCACGGCTTCGGCCAGCCCCGGAAGGAAATTATTGATGGTGGTCAGTGCCCGCTGTACCTGATGTTTACGGTTGTCGAGGATGCCCAGGAGATCGTTGAGCTTGTCCAATGCGGGCTTGAGCGGGGCCTTGTTCTCGGAAATGAGGCCCTCCAATTGGTTGGCCAGTGCCGAGATGTTGGAGCTGATGTGCTGCAGACCGTCGCTTTGTGTACGCAGTTCGGCCAGCAGTGCATTCGTGTCGCGAACTAGGTTGACGACCTGATCTGCCCGATGAGCAAGGACATCAGTGGACTTCCGAGCATTGTCGAGGAGCCTGCGCAGCTGCTCGTCGCGCGAGTTCATCGTTTGCGACAGACGCGCAATACCGTCGACGGCGACCTTGACGTCCGGTGGTGTCTTGGAGAAGGTTTGCGCGAGCGTCGTCAGCGAATCTGACAGCTGGGTAGTGTTCAAACCACTGATCGTCTTCGTCAAATCCCCGAGTGCGTCGGGCAGTTGGTAAGGCGCAGTGGTGCGCTCTAAGGGGATCGTCGCCGACAGGTTGCCCTCACCGCGGGGAACCAGTTCAAGAATCTTGGCCCCGAGCAGAGTTTTGGTCTTGATCGCGGCTTCGGTGCGCTCACCGAGATGAACGTCCTTGTCGACGGTGAATTTCACCAGAACCCGCGGACCGTCCAGCACGATGCTGGAGACTTGACCAACCCGCATGCCTGATACCCGCACGGCAGCACCGGAAGCCAGCCCGCCGGCTTCAGCGAAATAGGCCGAGTAGCTTTCGTCGGAATTGACGAACGGGATCTTGTCGTATTCGAGCGATCCCACTACAAGCACGGCGGCCATCGCGGCACCGACGGCACCGACTACCAGTGGATTGCGTTCGGCGAAGGTTTTCATTTCGGGGCGCATCTTCCGGTGGTTTGGCTTGCGACCATCACGTAGACGGGCTCACCGCCTTTGCCGTTGAGTTTGAGCAGCAGATCGCACAGGTAGTAGCTGAAGAAGTCTCCGTACACGCCCAGCCGAGACAGTGTTTTGTACTTCTCCGGCAGCCCGTTAACGAGGTTGTCCAGGTAATCATGGTCGGCGACGGCTAGCGTTCCCACCCGATCACCTTGAGCTACAACATTTTTCAATGGCGGGCGGGCTCGGGCAAGCAAATCGGCGATGGCCGCCGATGAGGCGTTGGTGTAGGCCACACCGTTCGTGATGTCGGTCTTGCGCGCCGCGAGTCCCTTGACCAGTTCGGATAGTGAATCGACGGCCTTGTCGAAGTGGTCGCTTTGATCACCCAGCGATCCCAACACCGTGTTGAGATTGGTGATCACCTCACCGATCAGCTGGTCGCGGTCCGCCAGGGTGGAGGTGAATGTGGCGGTCTGGGACAGAAAGGAGCCGATGGTGTCACCGCGTCCTTGAAAAGCTTGGATAATTTGCTCCGTGAGAGCGTTGACCTGATCGGGGTTCAGCGCCCGGAACAATGGCCGGAACCCGCCGATGAGCGCATCGAGATCAAGTGCAGGGCTGGTTCTTTGCAATGGAATGGTCTGGCCGGGCAGCAATCGCCGCGGTTCTCCGGCACCTTCTTCCAAGGCCAAAAAGCGGCCGCCGATGAGGTCGTCGTAACGGACGGCAGCGCGGCTTCCCTCGGTAAGGGCCACCGACGGATCGATAGCGAAGGACACCAATACGGACGAATCATGTTGCAATGAGACGTTTTTAACCTTTCCTACTTCGACGCCGGCAATACGGACGAAGTTGCCGGCCTGCAGGCCCCCAATGTCTTTGAATTCAGCCCTATATAGGGTCTCGTTCTCGAAGCGGAATTGGGCGAAGACGGCCAAAAGGCCGAATAGACATAGGGCAGAGACCATTACGAAGATAGCAAGGCGCCACATGGTGCCACCGAGTCGTTGCCTCATGGTGCGGTCCTATCGCTGTCGGGTCTGGTGACGTCGGCCCCGCCGTCCGGCGCCGCGGGGGACGGTGCTGGCGTGTCGGACGGCGGCGCCGCGGCGGCGGGCGGTGACTCCTGCGGCGCTGGCGCTGGCGGCACTCCAGGCCATAGCGGAACGCCACCGGGGCCGTACAGGGGCGCACCGTAGGCAGGCGCGCCTGGGTAAGGAATCGGTCCGGGCGCAGGCGCAGAAATATTGCCGGCGATGTGGGGCACGTCGGGCACTGGCCGAGTGACCGGGAAGTAGTTGATGAACCAGGGGTGCCCGATGCCGGGGTTGGGCCGGTAGTCGATGCCGGTGCCCCAGCCCGTGTTGGTGACCAGTGCCCGCACCGGAAAGTTTTTGCTGACGTCAGGCAGGGACCCGCAACTCGGTTTTCCGCCGGGGCCACCTTTGGCCGCGACGATCGGCAAGTTGTCGGGGTACCGGTACGGATCGGCCCCCCACAACACGAACGCGTCGAGGATGGCTGTCCTGCCGTTTCCGCCGATCGACCGCCGGCCGATCTTGTCGTACCAGAGTTTCGTCCCAACCAGCAGGCAGGTGTAGGTCGGGCTGTACTTGAGTAACAGGGCAGTAGTGGGCTCCAAGGTGTTGACCGCGTCGATGAAATTCTGCTGATTGGGCGGCGCGAGCAAGTTGACCCCGCTACTGGCAAACCCCGCCGTGCTCAGTAGCAGCGCGTCGAGGTCAGTGCTGTGCTGAGCGACGGTCCTACTAGTGGCGCTCGCCGAGTCAAGGATCGAGACGATGTTGTTGGCCGCACCGTTGTAGGCGTCACTGAATCGTTTGAAGGAGCGCCAATCGCCGGCCATCGCGTCGCTTCGCGCGTTGAGAGCCAACAGCACGTCGTTGGCGTCGGTGGTGGCTTCGCCAATGCGCTGGCCTTGGCCGCGGACACCGTCGGCTAGTGCGCTGATGATTGCATTGAGCTTGGGCGGGTCCACCTGGTGCAAAACGTCGACGACGTTTTGAAACACGGTGTTGACCTCGGTGGTCACGTTGCGCGAGGCCAGTACAGTACCGGCGGCCAGATGCTGGCGGCTGGGTTGTTCGGGATAGATCAGGTCGACGTATTTGGCGCCGAATGCGGTCGTGGCCCGAATCTGTGCGCCGATGTTCGCCGGAATGTGGGAAATCTGGTCGCTATCGATGTCAAGCTTCAACGCCACGGGCTGATGCCCGCCGACGATGCCCGCAACTTGGCCGACCTGTACACCACGCAGCTTGACTTTGGCGCCCGGGTCCATGACCAATCCCGCGCGGTCGGAGACAAGGGTGACGGAAACGTAGGAGCGGAAGCTGCCGTTGAAGAGGCCGGTAGTCAGCAGGGTCAGCGACACGGCGAGCAGCACGAATGCGGCTGTCCACCAACCGGGGTGCAGGCGGCGTTCACGTTTGCGAGTTGCGGAGGTCGGCATCGCGCTATCCCGAGAGGTGAAAGTTGCCGGACTGCCCGTAGACGGACAGCGAAATCATCAGGGTCACCAGTACTACGGCGATCAAGGAAGTCCGCACGGCCCGGCCGACTGCCTCCCCGACCCCGGCGGGGCCGCCGGCGGCGGTGTATCCGTAGTAGGTGTGCACAAGCATCACCACGATCGCCATCGCTATGGCGCTCACGAAGGACCACAGCAGATCGGTGGGGTTGAGGAAGGTGTAAAAGTAATGGTCGTAGACGCCGACTGATTGTCCGTAGACGTATGTGGTGCCAAATCGGGCGGCGAGGAACGACATCAGCACGCCGATGGCGTACAGCGGGCCTACCACCAGCACGCCGGCCATCAGTCGCGTCGAGGCCAGGTAGGCGATTGACCGGACACCGATCACCTCTAGGGCGTCGATCTCTTCGTTGATGCGCATCGCACCCAGCTGCGCTGTGGCCCCGGCGCCGATGGTGGCCGCCATGCCGATTCCTGACACCAGGGGCGCCAACAGACGCACATTGATATAGGCCGAGACGAATCCGGTGAGCGCCTCGGTGCCGATACCGGCCAAGAGGTTGTAACCCTGGACGGCAACCAACGCGCCCGCCGACATCGTTAGGAAGCCGACTGTGGCTATCGTGCCCCCGATCATGGCGAGCGCGCCGCTGCCCAGGCTCATCGTGGCAATGAGCCGCACAGTTTCCCTGCGGTAGTTGGCCAGGGAGTCTTGAATAGATCGCACCGTCGCGGCATAGAAGGCGATCTGCGTCCCAATATGGTTCCAGCCGTATACGAAGCCGGCAATCGCGTTACGGGTGCGGGACCATGGGTATCGGGCGGCGTCGTAGTTCACATCGTTGCCTTAACGCCGACTGCCGTTGCCAGCAGGTTGATTACGAACAGCGCCATGAAGGAAAACACCACAGTTTCGTTGACCGCGTTGCCCACGCCAGCGGGACCGCCATCAACGTGCATGCCCTTGTAGCAGGCGATCAGGCTGGCCGCCAGGCCGAATAGCGCTGCCTTGCATAGCGAAATGACAACCTGGGGCAAGCCCGTAAACAGGGTGATTCCCGCTGCGAATGCTCCTGGGTTGACGTGTTGGACGAACACTGAGAACGCGAATCCGCCTGTGAGCCCGACGATCGCGACGATCGAATCCAGTAGCAAAGCGACCACGGTTGCCGCGAGGATCCGCGGGACGACTAACGCTTGTATCGGGTTGATCCCAATCACCCGCATGGCGTCTATCTCTTCTCGGATGGTGCGCGCACCCAAATCCGCGCACATTGCGGTGGCGCCGGCGCCGGCTACAACCAGCACGGTGACCAACGGCCCGATCTGGGTGACGGCCCCGAACGCGGCTGAGGAACCAGAGAAGTCGGCAGCGCCGAACTCCACTAGCAGGATGTTGAGGGTGAACACCGACAGCACGGTGAATGGAATGGCCAGCAGAATGGTGGGTAGTAGCGACACCCGGGCGACAAACCAGCTCTGCGCGAGAAACTCCTGCCATGCGAAAGGCGGTTGTGGAGTGGCGATCAACGCGTCGAGGGCCATCGCGGCAAAGTCCCCGAGCGCCCGCAGCGGTTTGACGGCCGTGGCAGAGACATTCACCGCGCACCTCCGGCAGACCGAGTCCTGTTGGGCTGGCAACGAATCAGGCCGGCCTCTGGCATCTGCGCGCACTCCGCCTTCGTGGTGTGCGGAAGCGCGCTTGTCGCGTTGCTGCGCGATTGCATGGGTCTCCTAGGCGTTGATCGGTCGCAAATTCGCGATGCTTGGGGGCGTCGGGCTGCACCGGTTTGGGTGATGGGGCGGGAATGCTGAGGCAACTCGTGGCCTCGCAACGCCGGCAACCCGATGCGCCGCAAGTACTGACCTGCCGGCGCGCCGGCGCCGACCCGTGTGAGGAACTCATTCTGTTCCACGCTCAACATCGCCAAGCTTCCTTCCCTCCGAGCCAGGGCGCCGCCACGAAAACTCCGCTCCTGCGCTTCCAGTGAGTTCTCCGCGCACCTCAGGGCCGAATGTGACCGGCTGCACAACTCTCGGACGAAACTAGCCTGTCTTCAATAAAATGTCGACAGAATACTGTGAAATGTATGTTTCGAGTTTCCTGCTGCTGCCGGGCACGTGGCGACAACGTTGGCAGGGGCATGGCCGGGTCGCTTGCGCCCGACTTCGCAGCCGGGCGGCTCACCACGCCGGAGATGCCACTTGGAGTGTTGGCCGCCACACCGTTCGGCCGCCGAGGTACCTTCGTGCGGCCGCGATGTCAAGAAGCCGGGGGTTCGGTCTCAACGGGTACCGGATCGCCGCATGCAGGCACATGGCGTGCACTTTCGGCGCGCTCGAGGCAGCGCTCTCAGCGAACCGTGACTAGCCTGACGCATGTCATCGGTTGTCACAGTTCAGTGCGCCACGTCCCTAGAACCGGGGACGGCGCCGAGAAAATGGCGGCGCAATCCGGGTAGTCGCTTCGGCGCAGGCGGCAGCCCAGCCGGCGCAACGCCTCCCTGGGTCGGCGGAGACGGCCGCGTGTGGACGGCGTCGCCTCCGGGGGCTACACGACCGACCCAGTAGTCCGCAGGTCACCTACGTCTAACTCTTATTCCTAATTCTGTCGACATATTTCTCGATACGTACGCTGGGCATGCGGCGCTTCGCGCGCCGGTCCGACTTCGCATTCTGGCGACACAGCCCCTACGGCGATATCGCATTGCATCAACGCTTGGATAATCGATGATCTACACACCCACCGGGAACCCGTCTCCGACGTCGACGACGAACGCATCGTTCACGACGTCACCAAACAGATTCTGCGTCTTAGCGAGGTTGACGAGGAGACGTACGCTGCCGCGACCGACCGACTTGGCGGGCGCACATTGGCCAAACTCATTGCAACAGTGGGCTTCTACTTCATGATCAGGATGGACTTGAACGTCTTCGAAGTCGCAATTCCCGACCAGGAGTCGATATTCAACCGCAGGCGACCGGGAACCGAATCCAAAGGTTCGCAAAGTTAGGGGAACGAGCGGCGTTGGAGAGGATATGCCCCAGCACCAGCAAACCAACCAAGACGGCGCCTCGAGTCGCGAGTCACTCTTCCCGCAGCCCCGCTTCGGCCAGCCGCTCGTCCTCGGTGTACCGCGCATTGCTCCCGACTCCCAGGCCGCCGATGAGGACGTCGCCATCGCGGATGGGAAGACCTCCGGGAAGCATCGTGAGCTCGTGCAGATAGGGAATGTTGGCGGCCAGTGTCGGTTCGTTCCGCACTTCCTCCCAGAGATCGCGCGTGGAGACGTTGGTGTTCAAGGCCGTACGTGCCTTAGCCGTCGCGATGTCCACCGCCCACGGGGCGGTCGCATCGTCGGAGCGGCTCAGTGCCTTGAGGGCGCCGCCCCGGTCGACGATGACGATGGTGGCCGCCTGCCCCTCGCGCTCACATGCGGCGTGAATGCGGGCGATGATGCGCTCACACTCGGCACGGGTAATCGAACGCGCGTCAACGGATTTCGTCATGACTCTCCTCGAGCTGTGTGGTGCCGCCGATCGGACAAACATAGCATTCCGAAATAATATGTCGACAGATTTTCGCGTACAAATCTATGACACACGGCACCCACCTGGGCTCGCGTGCGACTTCGAATGCGATCATGGACCCTGTGGAGCCGGCGGTGAACTTGGTAGCCCACTCGGTGGCGCGCCTGCGCGAGGCGATATTGCAGGGCGAGCTCGCGCAGGGGGAACGACTGAGCGAGCCGAAGTTGGCGGCTCAGCTGCAGTTGAGCCGGGCACCTCTACGCGAGGCGATGCGCATGCTCACAGCGCAGGGACTCATCCGCACGCTGCCGTCCCGCGGGACCTTCGTGGTCCGGTCGAATCCGGAGCTGTGCGCGGAAGCCTTTGCGCTTCGGCGCTCACTGGAAGCACAAGCCGTACTGCGGCGCCTACGACGTCCCGAGTTGTTCCGGCTCGATCTCGACCGCGCCTTGGCAGCGATGGCCGAAGCCGCCGATCAAGGGGATCAGCCCGCGCTCATGAAAGCCCACAGCGACTTTCACGGCTGCGCTTATGAGGCGAAGGGTGCGCAGCTGCTCCCCAACGTGTGGGCTGGGATCTCGGACGTGCAGCGGCTGTACTTTCAGGTGTTCACCTTGACCGAACGCGAGGCGCAGGAGTTCGTGGAAAGACACGCGGCGTTGGCCGACGCGATCTTTGCCGCCAATGCCGATGAAGTTTGCCGATTGGTCAACGAACACCTCCACCGCAGCGAACGACTGCTTCCCTACCCATTCGGCGAGGCGTCCGCCATTGACCGCGCACCAGGCGATCCGCGCGCCAAGCGGTTCCTCGATGAAGCCACCCCGCCCGTCGGGCGCATCACGAGTCAGCGGAAGACTTCGTGATGACAACAGAGAGTAGCGCCCACACACGAGCCACGCCTGTTAGTTACGGCGCCCTCCGTGAGGAGACGATGACATGACGGCACTGGCCAAATTCGTGGATCTTCGGGTGCCGCGTCGGGTCGTGGAAGCGGTGCAGTTCCGCGCGGACGGCGTAGGGCTGTTGCGCGCCGAGTTCTTGATCTACAAGTCGGGACGCCATCCGATGTTGCTACTCGGCGATGCCGTACCCAACGACTTGGCCTCGATTCTCGCCGACAGCATGCGCAGGGTTGCGAAGGCGATGACTCCGCGGCCCGTCGTCTACCGGATGCTCGATCTGCGCTCGAGCGAACTGCGCAATCTCGCCGGCGGCCCGGATTTCGAGAGCGATGAGGTCAACCCGCTACTAGGTCAGCGCGGCATGGTGCGCGCTCAACGCGACCCCGAGATGTTCGCTGTCGAACTGGCCGCAGTGCGGCGGGTGCGCGCCGAGGGCTACGAGAATTTGCACGTGATGCTGCCATTCGTGCGCTGGCCGCAAGAGGTCGAGTGGGCACTGAGCTACCTCGAGTCGGCAGGGCTGCGCGGGACCAACCGACCGAACCTCTCGATCATGGTGGAGACGCCGGCGACGATACTTCGCGCACGGGAATTCGCCCCGTTGGTGGACGGAGTGTGCGTCGGCACCGAGGATCTCTCTCAACTGGTGCTGGGCGTCGATCAGGAGAACAACGCCTTCATTCAGCAGCGGTGGGACAACGATCCAGCAGTCGTCGCAGCGGTGCGGTGGGCCGTGGAGACCTACGTTGCCTGCGGTGTCCCGGTGAACGTCGCCGGCGATGCGCCGTCATATTCGCCGGAGCTCCTCGCCGATCTCGCTCGATGGGGCGCCTCGAGCGTCTCGGTGTCACTCGACAGATTTGCGGCCCTCAAGGAGGCCGCCAGCTCCGCGACCGTCAGTGCCGCGACACCCCCCGACTAGCGCCGACACACAGAAACAGGCCGCACCCGGCGAATGCCTGCATTTCTGGAAAATATGTCGACAGTTTTATGTCGAGTGTGTTATCCATGTAGCATGCCACTGCTGACAACGGTTGCCTCGACGACCTCCTCGCTGCGTGGCGCCAACCTGCATCCAGTGGCGGGGCCGAAGCGCCGATGACCGACATCATGTTTCACCAAGCAATAGCGCTCGCACTACGCGACAACGACGTCGACGTCATCTTCGGAGTGCTCGGCGACGCAAACCTGTTCATGATGAACAGTTTCGAGAACACGACCGACGGCACCTACGTCTCGCTGTGCCATGAGAGCGGCGCGATCACGGCGGCTAACGGATACGCGCGAGTCGCGAATCGAGTCGGCGTCGCCACGGTTACCTGCGGTCCAGGACTCACCAACACCGTCACTGCTC
The DNA window shown above is from Mycobacterium sp. Aquia_216 and carries:
- a CDS encoding virulence factor Mce family protein; protein product: MSKVRLKAALAVVLAVFAIAGGALVVKGIHEISRTYIVAYFANSNGIYVGDEVRILGVPVGKIDKIEPQMDRVKISLWVEQKYAVPADVKAAVLSPSLVTSRAIQLTPAYTGGPALKDNAVIPLARTAVPVEWDDFRAQLEKLTNSMQPTQPGGVSPFGALINTTADNLRGQGANIHDMVVKLSQALSALGDHSDDIFSTVKNLSVLVSVLHDNAGLLEQLNRNLSAVSALVASDPDSVGHAVHDLNAAVGDVTNFLTENRDTVGTTTDRLASISTALVQSIDDIKQILHSGPTAYQNFLNIYEPAHGSLVAAPTIAELANPIQFLCGAIQAASRLGAEQSAKLCVQYLAPIMKNRQYNFLPFGENILVGPKARPNELTYSEDWLRPDYVPPGTAPAPAPPVAAPPPGPPPVGAPAPVDAPLPAAALGGAPSNPADGLLGMMTPPGPRS
- a CDS encoding MCE family protein; its protein translation is MKTFAERNPLVVGAVGAAMAAVLVVGSLEYDKIPFVNSDESYSAYFAEAGGLASGAAVRVSGMRVGQVSSIVLDGPRVLVKFTVDKDVHLGERTEAAIKTKTLLGAKILELVPRGEGNLSATIPLERTTAPYQLPDALGDLTKTISGLNTTQLSDSLTTLAQTFSKTPPDVKVAVDGIARLSQTMNSRDEQLRRLLDNARKSTDVLAHRADQVVNLVRDTNALLAELRTQSDGLQHISSNISALANQLEGLISENKAPLKPALDKLNDLLGILDNRKHQVQRALTTINNFLPGLAEAVASGPYFNSYIVNILPGQFLQPFIDAAFSDLGLDPNVLAPSQLSDPQVGQKATPPMPVPFPRTGQGGEPRLNLPDAITGNPGDPRYPYRQPPPAPAPGGPPPGPPALPPPGQSVPPLGPTPVYVPAPNEVPPPHQPTPGASQ
- a CDS encoding virulence factor Mce family protein; the encoded protein is MRQRLGGTMWRLAIFVMVSALCLFGLLAVFAQFRFENETLYRAEFKDIGGLQAGNFVRIAGVEVGKVKNVSLQHDSSVLVSFAIDPSVALTEGSRAAVRYDDLIGGRFLALEEGAGEPRRLLPGQTIPLQRTSPALDLDALIGGFRPLFRALNPDQVNALTEQIIQAFQGRGDTIGSFLSQTATFTSTLADRDQLIGEVITNLNTVLGSLGDQSDHFDKAVDSLSELVKGLAARKTDITNGVAYTNASSAAIADLLARARPPLKNVVAQGDRVGTLAVADHDYLDNLVNGLPEKYKTLSRLGVYGDFFSYYLCDLLLKLNGKGGEPVYVMVASQTTGRCAPK
- a CDS encoding MCE family protein is translated as MPTSATRKRERRLHPGWWTAAFVLLAVSLTLLTTGLFNGSFRSYVSVTLVSDRAGLVMDPGAKVKLRGVQVGQVAGIVGGHQPVALKLDIDSDQISHIPANIGAQIRATTAFGAKYVDLIYPEQPSRQHLAAGTVLASRNVTTEVNTVFQNVVDVLHQVDPPKLNAIISALADGVRGQGQRIGEATTDANDVLLALNARSDAMAGDWRSFKRFSDAYNGAANNIVSILDSASATSRTVAQHSTDLDALLLSTAGFASSGVNLLAPPNQQNFIDAVNTLEPTTALLLKYSPTYTCLLVGTKLWYDKIGRRSIGGNGRTAILDAFVLWGADPYRYPDNLPIVAAKGGPGGKPSCGSLPDVSKNFPVRALVTNTGWGTGIDYRPNPGIGHPWFINYFPVTRPVPDVPHIAGNISAPAPGPIPYPGAPAYGAPLYGPGGVPLWPGVPPAPAPQESPPAAAAPPSDTPAPSPAAPDGGADVTRPDSDRTAP
- a CDS encoding ABC transporter permease produces the protein MNYDAARYPWSRTRNAIAGFVYGWNHIGTQIAFYAATVRSIQDSLANYRRETVRLIATMSLGSGALAMIGGTIATVGFLTMSAGALVAVQGYNLLAGIGTEALTGFVSAYINVRLLAPLVSGIGMAATIGAGATAQLGAMRINEEIDALEVIGVRSIAYLASTRLMAGVLVVGPLYAIGVLMSFLAARFGTTYVYGQSVGVYDHYFYTFLNPTDLLWSFVSAIAMAIVVMLVHTYYGYTAAGGPAGVGEAVGRAVRTSLIAVVLVTLMISLSVYGQSGNFHLSG
- a CDS encoding MlaE family ABC transporter permease — translated: MALDALIATPQPPFAWQEFLAQSWFVARVSLLPTILLAIPFTVLSVFTLNILLVEFGAADFSGSSAAFGAVTQIGPLVTVLVVAGAGATAMCADLGARTIREEIDAMRVIGINPIQALVVPRILAATVVALLLDSIVAIVGLTGGFAFSVFVQHVNPGAFAAGITLFTGLPQVVISLCKAALFGLAASLIACYKGMHVDGGPAGVGNAVNETVVFSFMALFVINLLATAVGVKATM
- a CDS encoding GlcG/HbpS family heme-binding protein is translated as MTKSVDARSITRAECERIIARIHAACEREGQAATIVIVDRGGALKALSRSDDATAPWAVDIATAKARTALNTNVSTRDLWEEVRNEPTLAANIPYLHELTMLPGGLPIRDGDVLIGGLGVGSNARYTEDERLAEAGLREE
- a CDS encoding GntR family transcriptional regulator; its protein translation is MDPVEPAVNLVAHSVARLREAILQGELAQGERLSEPKLAAQLQLSRAPLREAMRMLTAQGLIRTLPSRGTFVVRSNPELCAEAFALRRSLEAQAVLRRLRRPELFRLDLDRALAAMAEAADQGDQPALMKAHSDFHGCAYEAKGAQLLPNVWAGISDVQRLYFQVFTLTEREAQEFVERHAALADAIFAANADEVCRLVNEHLHRSERLLPYPFGEASAIDRAPGDPRAKRFLDEATPPVGRITSQRKTS
- a CDS encoding putative PEP-binding protein — its product is MTALAKFVDLRVPRRVVEAVQFRADGVGLLRAEFLIYKSGRHPMLLLGDAVPNDLASILADSMRRVAKAMTPRPVVYRMLDLRSSELRNLAGGPDFESDEVNPLLGQRGMVRAQRDPEMFAVELAAVRRVRAEGYENLHVMLPFVRWPQEVEWALSYLESAGLRGTNRPNLSIMVETPATILRAREFAPLVDGVCVGTEDLSQLVLGVDQENNAFIQQRWDNDPAVVAAVRWAVETYVACGVPVNVAGDAPSYSPELLADLARWGASSVSVSLDRFAALKEAASSATVSAATPPD